Genomic window ([Empedobacter] haloabium):
TGGCGCTTGCTGAGATTGCCGCTCAGGTTCATCACACAACGTTAGGAGTGGTCGGGCTACCAGAAATTTCGGACATTGTAGATAAAGTTAATCGCCAACTGACAACGATGGTGGGACACAAACATGCAGTGGAAACGGCCTTGGGTTTTGCTCCTACCGAGCCTGAACGCCTGTTGCGAGCTTTGCAAATGATGATTGACGGGGGAAAGCGGGGCGTCGCCGAAGCCAGTTTGGGGTCGGCCAATGTACTGTATCTGGCTTTAAAACACCTGGAGCATCAATACCTAGTCGACGACGGGGAGCGCCAACACACGTTCCTCGCCATCGAAGAGCCCGAAGCGCATTTGCATCCGCATCTGCAGCGCCTAATTTATCGAAACTACCTGCAAGTTCGCGATGGCGCCGATGAGAAACAAGAACCGAGAAGCATACTGCTAACCACGCACTCGCCCAACGTGGCCAGCGTTGCACCTCTTTCAGACGTGGTCGTCCTCCGGCATTTGGGCGAGGAGGGGCACACTATCGGGCGTTCCTTAAAAGGCATAGCATTAGCCGAAAACGATCGCGAAGATCTGGAGCGATACATTGACGTGACACGGGGAGAATTGTTCTTCTCTAAAGGTGTGATACTCGTTGAGGGGGACGCGGAAAAGTTTTTGCTGCCAACGCTGGCGAAAGTCTACGATGGCACAATTGATTTTGATGCGATGGGAGTCACCGTCTGTTCAATTGCGGGCACCAACTTTGCACCTTATGTCAAGCTTCTCGGCCCCGAAGGGCTGGATATTCCCTTCGTGGTGTTGACTGACTTCGATCCAAAGAGTGCCGCTGTCAGTCAGGAGGATGCGGACCCAGACGATGTCGACGGGGGCGACAACTATGGGGAATACCGAGTAGTCAATCAGATTATGGCGCATCTTCTGGACGCGAAGTTCGTGAAGGAAAGCAGTTTTAAGGAAGACTTGGAGCTTGCACCAAAATATGGCGTTTTCTTGAATGACTTTACCTTCGAGGTCGACCTTTTTAATGAAGGTGCGTCGAGCTTCTTCCTCGACGCCGTCAAGGATTTGTCTACCAACAAAAAAATGCACGCGCGATTCGCGGCATTGAACGCTGATACATCCTCGCTCGATGCTACCCAGTTCCTGAAAGACATCGAATCGATCGGCAAGGGACGATTTGCGCAACGGCTTGCAGCAGTGATCAGCAAAGGTGACGCGAACGTGTGTCCTCAATATATTAAGGATGCGCTAGACTATTTAAGAGAGAAATTAGGATGAGCACTCACGCCGCTCTATACCTTGAAATTGCGGAGGACCTGCGGGAGAACGAAGACCAGTGGCGTGCGTACGAGTCGGGTGGGGACTGCGTTATCCTGGCGGGACCAGGAAGTGGCAAAACGAAAACGATCACGCTCAAGATCGCCCGGCTACTCGCTGAGGATGTACGCCGCCCACGTCGCATCGCCTGCATCACCTACAGCAATGCGTGTGCTGGCGAGTTACAATCGCGGTTGGCTAAGCTAGGTGTGGAGGATGATGGCCGCGTTGCGCTTTCTACCGTTCATTCTTTCTGTTTAACGGAGCTGGTATCGCCTTATGCAGCGATGGCGGGAATAGCAATTCCAGATCCTTTGAAGGTGGCGACGCCGGCACAATCGCGCGAGCTCTTCAAGCAGGCATACCAGCAAAGTATTGGTGGCAATCCCTCTAGCTCGTTCCGCATGTCATGTGATAAGTTGCGTCGTACCATCGTCGATCGGGATAGCCAGGAGTGGCGTCAATGGGTATTTCGCGAGACGCAAGTTGTGGAAGCATATGAAGCGCTGCTTCTGGAGAATGGCGTCATCGATTTTGACGGATTGGTGCTCGTGGGCCTTCAGCTCGTGGAAAATAACAAGTGGGTAAGGAATGCTGTACTAGCCAAATATCCGGTAGTAGTGATCGATGAGTACCAAGATCTTGGCTTGCCTTTGCATCGCATCGTGTTGGCATTGCGAGCAGCTGGGATTCGGATCTTTGCCGTGGGCGATCCAGATCAATCTATTTATGGCTTCACCGGCGCACAGCCTGGGCTCCTTCGCGCGCTGTCACAAATGCCTGGCGTCGAAGTCACGACACTCAAGCTGAACTATCGGTGCGCCGATAACATCATCGCGGCATCGAAGGCGCTGCTACCTGAGCCTGGAGATTTCCGATCACACGATGGGCGAAAAGGTGAGATCCGCATTCATCGCCTAGAATCCGGAGTACGGCAACAAGCTGACTATTCGCTCTCATCGCTGATTCCAGCCATGCTAGAAGCAAACCCTTCGTGGGTTCCCGGTGATATCGCATTGCTATACCGCAGCCTTAACGAAGGCACATCAATCGCTAAATCAGCCGATGCAATTGGCCAGCGTTATTTTCGTCTGGATAATGGTTCCCCCATCAAGCGAACACGCCTGACGGGATGGTTGACCGAGGCCGCGCAATGGTGTGCGGGTGGATGGCAGACGGGGAAAGTGACTCTGGCTCATCTTCTCAAGCTCTGGCGTAGATTGTTCCGTGCGCCTGCGAGCAATGCCGAACAGTTGGCCACCCGTAGGAAGTTGATCCGTGTTCTATTCGCTCAGCGTGATGGGGCGCAACCACTGAGGCAATGGTTGCTGGCCCTTCAAGAAGGAATTTTGAAAGAGACGCTCGCATGCGAACCCGGTCTGGCAGATGAAGTGGACAACTTCGCTAATCTGATTTCAGGGACCGCTCCCGGCGCTCCTTTGGCTGCTTTTACTGTTGAGATCTTCGGCAACCAGGGAAAGAGCCCAGATCAGCTTAATCTGATGACGATACACAGCTCAAAAGGTTTAGAATTCCAGGCGGTAATTATGCTGGGCTTAGAAGAGGGCGAGTTTCCGAGTGGCTATGATAAATCAGAGTCGCAGCTGCTGGAAGCCGCTCGACTTTTCTATGTGGGCGTTACTCGCGCTAAGAGCCAGGTCCACTTGATCTACGACTGCAAGGAATCGCCGTTTTTGAGTGCGATTCGGGAATCTGTCTAGTGCGCAAGCCCTGGGGAAGCATCAAGGCCGTATGGAACGAGAAATTAAGAGGGCGCCCCCAGGCCTTGGGTGTGTCGACTTCGTCGATCTATACCTTTGGCCCATAGACAACAGATCCTTGGTGGCTTGGTAGGTCAACAGCGTATTGAAACGAAGCCATCCGGTCGGTACCCAAACGCGAGGCTTTGAGATTCGTTTCAGATATCTTTAGGTGTTTTCGCGCGTTGGCAGATTTGTTATCAAGTCTCTAGGAATTGGCACATTCACTTCAGCTAATTCAACGGCAGGTGCGAGCGTTAACTACGCTCGCTCAACCCACGCGATGAACGGGTCGCGATGCGCCGGACACGGTGGTATGTCGGCGCCTCATGCATGGAAGGCACATGCACTTGCCCAATGGAAATGTCGTCAAGGAACCGTTGCCAGTGGCGCGACGTGCAAAAAGGCTCCGCGCTGCACGGTTGCCTACGGCCATTTTCTTGAAAGTGGCTCCAGTTAGAGCCGGGTTGCGAAGGCACAGACCTCATCGCGGCATTTCCGCAGCGGCACGTTTGGCATTAAGGTGGGACTGATAGTCGATTTGGTCGAACTCTACCTTAAATTCGCTGGTGCTTTTGACACCCCTCCAGAATTTCACGGTCTCATTCTGACCTTGGAGAATTAGGCAAATGATCTCCAAGGCTGCTTTAGTGATTTCAGGTCCAAAATATACACCTGTAAGCACCTGGGGTGGGTATGAATAAAGCGTGCCAACATTAGCGTGAAGAGCCCGCCACTCCTTCTCATATGCCCAGGACGGAGATTTACTCGAAAAAACGGACATGAAATCGTTAGCTTCCATCTCGCCTCGTAGGATTGGTATCGGATCGAACGTCGGCATAGTTGAAGAATAGTTAACTTTATGGAGCTTTGCAAAATATGCGCTCTCAAATTCTAAGCAAAATCCCTTATAGTTGCCGCCGTAGTGCGCCCACATCAAAAGATCGTTACAGCTTTCTGAGAAGCAGGAAACACCACGACGCTCGCTAAAGTCTTTTATCTTGGCGGCTACGGTGTCTGCCGCTGACTTCACGAAAATTTGGCGCAGGTGCTCTGTAGTTGCGCAAAGCATCTGTTTATGTGCAGGGGAGCCAGGAGGAATCTCCATTAAATACTGCTTTCGAACCCCTTCCACGTCCTCGTCTGACGGAACGTCGATAGTTGGCGAGACGCTGCAGTCGTATGGGTCGTTGAAGTTTTTAGGCGAACTAAAGTAGATCGCCTGGTTTTTTAAATTTTCTAAATTCTGCGATGTAAAAGAAAAATACTTGTAAATCCGCGATGGTGGTAGGGAAGCCGGGCTATTCATAGTCGTAAACGGGTTCTTCTGTAAGGCAATCCGCCGGGTAGGCAGTCCTGATGGCGAAGCTGCCTCATTGAAGCCGCTCCAGTTTGCGTGACATGCCTAAAGACGCTATCTGTCACTATCCCTCACGCTCGCTAGCGACCTTCTGGCTTTCTCGACATGTGAGAGGCATTTCCGTCGGCACGTTTGGTTTGTCGTGGCAGGCCGGCTATGAGTAGTAGCAGGCAATCTAATCCGACCGGATACTTGCCACTGTTCTGCATCCCTATCTTCGCGGATACATTAGCAAAATGTCTGAAAGTGGTCAATGCGCATTTCGCCGTGCTGCGGTACATGGTCCGGGCAAGTATAGAACTGCCCACAGGCGCGCACTCTGCCCTCATTGTGACGCGCAGCCATTTTTTTCGCCACGCCGAGATGACCACGAACTGAGTGCCATGCGCTACGGACTAGGGGCTAAAAACCGCTTGCAATGCATGAAGTAAAGCCTATCCTACTGGATGATATAGCGCGCATTTGCGTCGCGGCATAAACGAGGCTAAGAAGTGGCGTCGAGCTCTACAAAAGCGGGCGGGAAAAGACTCGGAACACGGCTCCGCGGGAACTTGAGCGCCGCTTACGGGCAGCGCGGGACTGCGGTGAATAGCCTATGGTACGTCTACAGTCCCCGTAGCGATAGCGACTGGATCCTCCGTAGCGATCTCGAGTGGGACCACTTTGTTTTGGCGGAGTCGGATCCTGACATTGCATTGTGCAGCTACCTACCGCAGCAGCACAGGTTACTGTACGAAGGGGAGCAGCTCAGCGTTGCCGTGGATGCGACCGTCACCCATCTGGACGGCAGCATAGAATGGCGTCGCGTGAAGTTTGCGGGGGCCGAGACGGACGAGAATTCATCAGCTGCGACCGAGCTGGCGCGATCTGTCGCGGCATCTGACAGGGCAGGCGTTAAATACACGCTGTGGATTGAAGACGTCATCCGGCGCAACCCTATATTGCTCGCGAACTGGCGCCGTGCGATCGCCTGGTTGGCTGCTGCCCGCGAGCATTCGCTCGCCCCGTATCAGGTGGAACTCGGGCGGAAGCTGCGCGCCGAAGGATCGTTGACTCTGGGACAAATCGAATTGCTGTTTGGCGAGGCTTCGTTCGCGTTGTACGCGGCGGCGGTGTTTCGCGAGCTGCAGCGCGGCACTTACGTCTCAAACCTGCACGAAGCGCAGTTGTCGCGAGCAACCTTCGTTCAGATACCTTGAGGCCATCATGGGAAAGCCTTGGTCAGCAAAGACACTACCGCCAGATATAGCGGATACGTCACGCTGGCGAACGGTGGATGCGGATGCTCTAGACGATGAAAGCAGACAGCGATTTATGAGATATCGCGCCGCGATTGACAGGTACCTCCGGACAGGAAAATTGGGGGCGATTTCCAGCGATCTTGGTTTAACCAAAAACAGCATCATTCGACAGCTCAATCGTTGCGTTACCGTGGCAAGCGATGGGAAGTTATACGGCTGGGCTGCATTGATCCCCGAGCTTCGTGTCAGAACCTACGAGCGCAGGGCAGAAATACCAACGGGCCGCGTGCATGGTGGCGGCACGCGCGCTGGTGCCTTCCAGGCTTTCCTGACGAGGCATCCGGAGATCAGACAGAAAATCGACAATCTCGTTCTCAAGCGCGGCGGGAAGATGACCGTGCATGAAGCGCGGATCGCATTGAAGAACGTGCATGCGTCGTTTGTAGCCTGTTGCGAGGAAGCCGGCGTCAAAGGAAACGAGTATCCACTTAATAGCAAGACGAAGGGGCGCAGATCGGTCGAGCGCTATGCCAATGAGATCATGCAGTGCGCTGCTGAAGAGGCTGTGCGTGCGCGCTTTGGTACCGTCGCGCACTCGCGCCTCAGTGTCGGCCGGGGACGCCAATCTAGCCCTCTTGCTTATGCGCCATACGACGTCGTCGGGATCGATCCGCACAAGATGGACTGTATTGGAACGGTGCGGATACCGGGACCGAAAGGGCCTCAACGCGTAGCCATCGAGCGATTGTGGATTGTTCCGGTTGTTGACGACTACTCCCGCGCCATTCTCGGCTACAGCGTTGGTATCCGCACGGAGTGTTCTGCCGCCACGATCGAACAGAGCATCATCTCGGCGATGTCCGAGTGGCGGCCGCGCTCGCTGACCGTGCCGAAGATGGTGTACGCGGCGAGCGCAGGACTGCCTTCCGGCCGGTATCCCGCGCTCGTCGGCCGCGCGTGGGCGGCGATGATGGTCGACAACGCTGCGGTCCATTATTCGCGAGCCATCGCCGAGCGCGCCAGGCGGCGCCTGGGCTGCGCGGTGAATTACGGGCCTGTCGGTCATTGGGAGCATCGTCCCGCGCTGGAGCGGGTCATGCGCACACTCGAGGGGTACGGATTTCAACGATTGCCCTCGACCGTCGGTACCGGTCCGACCGACCCTGTCAAAAGCGATCCCGTTCGCAAGGCGGTCGAACTGGGCATCAACTGGGAAATGCTACTCGACGCTATCGATGTGGTCATTGCCAACTACAACGCGACGCAAAACGAGGCGCTGGGCAACCGGTCACCGCTCAACCTGCTAAGCGACTACGTGGAGGATGGCTCGCTTGACTTCCTTCCGCGCCGCCTCCCACCAGCGACAGCGACCGTGGCGGAACTCGGCGTCATGATCGAGACCAAGACTGTGCGCGGCGATCTGCGTAATGGACGGCGCCCATATATCGAAATCGATCGCGTGCATTACACCAGTCCGCTACTGAGCAGCTCTTTCGGCCTGGTGGGCAAGAAAATGCGCATTCACATCCGCGAGTCGAACATGTGCAGCGTGGTGGCATTTCACGAGTCGGGGGAAGAACTTGGCGTTTTAAGAGCGCAGGGTGCATGGGCAACGACGGTGCATACGCGTGAAATGCGCAAGCAGATCAACGCTTTGCGCGACAGCGGTGAACTGACGATCGGTTTCAACGACAACCCGATCGTGGCATTACTCAACCACCTGGGTTCGGTCACGTACAAGGAGGCCGAGAGGAAGCCAATGAAAATCTCGCGCCATGCGACCAAGCTGGCGCGGGCCGCGGCCGCTTCGGGCATGCCCGTTGTGCCGTCGGTTGACCAGACGCCGTCGCCGCCGACCTCGCCAGAACGAGTCCTGAGCGTTGTGCCCACATCGAGTGCGCAGTCTGACCAGCGTGCGCTTTCCGTACTGATCAAGCCGCCACAATGGAAGACCGTGATCCGCTAAGTCAGGAGGAGCAATGAACCAATCGGCCGAACAGCAAGCGGTGCAACTCCGCCAGGCTGTGAGCATGGCGCCGCCGTCGGTTGCGGAAATTGCTGCCCACCCAGTGCTGCGCAGCCAGATCCGCTTACCAACGCCGGCAATCCGGATGGCCTTCGATGTCCTCGCAAACACGGCCTTGCAGCGTGCGCCCGGTTGCTGCTTCCATGCTCATCCGCGCTTTGGCAAGACGTCAGCCATCGAGGTGCTGGTCCAGCAACTGGCACAGACCTTTCCGGACACGCCTATCTACTCGATCAGCGCAGTCTGGCATCCACGGTTTTCCGAGCTGGTTTTCATGGGTGAACTGCTCTCTGGCTGCACCCATGTCATGTCAGCTGTCGGCAAATTCGAAGCGCGACGGACTCGCCTCATCAACTTCTTATGGACTCAGGCCAAAGCGCGCGGCAGTGACCGCATTTTGATATTCATTGACGAAGCCCAGAACTGGCAAGAGCCTCAGCTCACCATGCTGCGCGATATCGCCAATGAACTGGCCCTGCACCACCAGGTGCAGCTCATCGCCGTTCTGTTCGGGGCCCCGGAACTGGCGGCACTGCGCACGGCCCTTGTCCAGTCGAACAGAATCGATTTGATCGGCAGGTTCATGATTCAACTGTATGTTTTTCGGGGAATCACGTGCCTTGAGGAGCAGATCACGACGATGTCGTTTTACGACAATGCCGAGGTCTCGGAATACCCTGCCGGCAGCGGACGCTGCTATAGCGAGTTTTTGCTACCCCAGGCCTATGCCAGCGGCTGGCGGTTGCAGCAAGAGGGGCCCCGACTGTGGGAGCAGTTCAGACTTGCCGCCCAGGCCAGCGGCGGGCTGGGAGAAGTAGGCATGCTGTGGGTGGCCGACAGCATCCGTCATTTCTTTCTGGATCATATCGAGTTCGATCACCCTGGCTTGGCCGGGACGGCGAAAAGTTGGGCCTCCGCAGTTGCACGCGCCGGCTTCAAGGATTCACTCGGCGTCACCTACTTCTCATGAGACAAGCAGCTGCACGCGCTGGCGCGCCGATCGACGGCATTGCCTGGTTAGGTGAGTGGGAGTGGCCGTTCGAAGGCGGGTACACATTAATGTCCAAGCTCTCGTGGGCGAACGGATTGGGCGGCAGCGAGCTTTGCAGGGCGGTGTTCGGACGAAACCTGGTGATGTCTAATAACGCCGGTCGCCATGGAAGGTCCTTGCTTGATATGGGCTGGGTCGAAGCGGGAGGCAGTCTCGGCATCCCGTATTTGCGTGACAAAGCCATCGAAGGGACGCTTGTGAGCCGCGCTGGCCGCTGGACGCATTTGCTTGCAAGCGACAGCGCATTCCGGTACTGCCCGGAGTGCCTGGCACATGGCTACCAAAGCGCCCTCTATCAGATCGAAGGGATAGCCGCATGCCCCATTCATAACGTGCCATTGCACGTTAGGTGTCGCCACTGCGGGGCCATTACACAACGTTACGCGATCACTGGGCCCGGCTTTGAGACCCCCTTTCACTGTGCGACGTGTCTGGCGCCGTTAGGCAGCACGTTCAGTCCGGCAGCATGGGAGGACGCGGCGCTTCGGCATGCCGCCTACACGCAGCTTGAACCAATTGCCCGCTGGCTTGAGCAGCTGGCAGCCACCACGCTGCAATGGAACAGATGGGATCAGTGGCACTTCCCGCTGCGCTGGCACAGCAGCGACGTGGAACGGCACCGAGCGACATTTCAGATACTGGCTCGGGCGGTAGCTCTCCCGGATGAATTTGCATTACCGACGACTTCCACGCACACAGCCAACCTCTATCTCGGCGCTTTGGCCGAGCCATTGAAATCGAGAGCCCCGCCTGAGACGGGTGCAAGGGATGCGCAGACCGAGCGTGACCGGGTCACGCTGTATAAGGCGGTACGACGTTACCTGAAGCGCCGCCTGCAGGGCTGCAAGCGTGTCGTAATCGGTCATCTGGCCGATGAGATCGCCGTGTCGACCTTCGACAGTACAATGCAGTTGAGCGCCGTGGCCTGTCCGCGTGCGCAGGCCTTAACGCTGTGGCGGATCCATTTCGAGGTGCTCCAGCCAGATCTCCACGCCCTTACGCTTCGCCCCTCGGCCCTGTACTGGCCAGCAGGTGTGGCGATCGACGACGCCGCATGGGCCGCCTACAGCCTCGCGAGTTTTCACGCGGCCGTACGCGCGTTCGACGCCTGGCGGGATCTGGCGCTCACCCTTGCGGACGCTGATCTGCTGGGGCAAGATCGGGCGCGCGCCAGAGCACTCCACGCCAGATTCGCACCCTTGCTGGCGCCTTCGATACTGCCGACTTTTCCCGCGGTGACCAGCTTGACCTTCACCGATGACGATGGCCGTTCGCGCCTGTTCATTGTCGGGCCTCCGGATACCGATGCCTCGCTCTGCGGCCCGTCGCAAGGACACTTGTGGTGCAGTTGCGGAAACGTCAGCAAACACCACCATTGCGGCGCGGCAGCGAAGGGAACGAGTGTAGCGCGCACACCCGTCGCGCCGGCCGCACAACGCACCGCCGAAAATATCAACCTGGCATACTTCCTGCCGATGGACCAGTTATGGCTTCCGCCGGCACTGGACGGTTCGGTGCCGCGGCGGGCGCCGAGCAAATGGCCTTGCCTGCTTGACGCGAAGAACGACATGGCTGCGTTATCGTCGTGGCTGGACACATGCAAGAGCGCGACGACACGCAGGGCCTACACACAGGAAGTGGAGAAGGTCCTGGTCTGGTGCGTCGCCCAGCGAGGCATTGCGTTGTCGGACATGACGACTAACGATGCAAAAGCCTTTGAGACGTTCCTGGCCGCACCGGCCCCTCCGGACGTCTGGCTGCCGTCGCACACGCCCGGCGCGCCCCGGCGCTGGAGCCCGTTCAGAAAAGTGCCGTCCGAAACGACACAACGCAGGACGATCGGTATCCTCGCTTTACTGTTCAAGTACTGGGCTGGTAAAGGGTATATCGCTCTAAGCCCTTGGTACAGCAGGGAGCGAAACGTCGACGTAGCACAGCGGCATGGGGAAGGAGTACGGTGTTCGCCCAGTCGCGAAACGTTGTTGACCCTGGACGAATGGGCGTACCTGGCCAGCGCAGCCACCGCGTCGGAG
Coding sequences:
- a CDS encoding AAA family ATPase, with protein sequence MRLSRIAIKNFRNFKLLDVQLGEHAVVLGENKVGKTNLLFALRLILDATLPDSQRRLRLEDFWDGLPRPLKSEDVIAVTIEVTDFVDNENLLAVLADHLIKPDPMVARITYRFQPIPGLGREPRSEADYEFIIFGGGRTENSVNYELRRWMPMDLFPALRDAESDLARWARSPLRPLLDRAAKTVDPVALAEIAAQVHHTTLGVVGLPEISDIVDKVNRQLTTMVGHKHAVETALGFAPTEPERLLRALQMMIDGGKRGVAEASLGSANVLYLALKHLEHQYLVDDGERQHTFLAIEEPEAHLHPHLQRLIYRNYLQVRDGADEKQEPRSILLTTHSPNVASVAPLSDVVVLRHLGEEGHTIGRSLKGIALAENDREDLERYIDVTRGELFFSKGVILVEGDAEKFLLPTLAKVYDGTIDFDAMGVTVCSIAGTNFAPYVKLLGPEGLDIPFVVLTDFDPKSAAVSQEDADPDDVDGGDNYGEYRVVNQIMAHLLDAKFVKESSFKEDLELAPKYGVFLNDFTFEVDLFNEGASSFFLDAVKDLSTNKKMHARFAALNADTSSLDATQFLKDIESIGKGRFAQRLAAVISKGDANVCPQYIKDALDYLREKLG
- a CDS encoding ATP-dependent helicase → MSTHAALYLEIAEDLRENEDQWRAYESGGDCVILAGPGSGKTKTITLKIARLLAEDVRRPRRIACITYSNACAGELQSRLAKLGVEDDGRVALSTVHSFCLTELVSPYAAMAGIAIPDPLKVATPAQSRELFKQAYQQSIGGNPSSSFRMSCDKLRRTIVDRDSQEWRQWVFRETQVVEAYEALLLENGVIDFDGLVLVGLQLVENNKWVRNAVLAKYPVVVIDEYQDLGLPLHRIVLALRAAGIRIFAVGDPDQSIYGFTGAQPGLLRALSQMPGVEVTTLKLNYRCADNIIAASKALLPEPGDFRSHDGRKGEIRIHRLESGVRQQADYSLSSLIPAMLEANPSWVPGDIALLYRSLNEGTSIAKSADAIGQRYFRLDNGSPIKRTRLTGWLTEAAQWCAGGWQTGKVTLAHLLKLWRRLFRAPASNAEQLATRRKLIRVLFAQRDGAQPLRQWLLALQEGILKETLACEPGLADEVDNFANLISGTAPGAPLAAFTVEIFGNQGKSPDQLNLMTIHSSKGLEFQAVIMLGLEEGEFPSGYDKSESQLLEAARLFYVGVTRAKSQVHLIYDCKESPFLSAIRESV
- a CDS encoding DUF2971 domain-containing protein, coding for MNSPASLPPSRIYKYFSFTSQNLENLKNQAIYFSSPKNFNDPYDCSVSPTIDVPSDEDVEGVRKQYLMEIPPGSPAHKQMLCATTEHLRQIFVKSAADTVAAKIKDFSERRGVSCFSESCNDLLMWAHYGGNYKGFCLEFESAYFAKLHKVNYSSTMPTFDPIPILRGEMEANDFMSVFSSKSPSWAYEKEWRALHANVGTLYSYPPQVLTGVYFGPEITKAALEIICLILQGQNETVKFWRGVKSTSEFKVEFDQIDYQSHLNAKRAAAEMPR
- a CDS encoding ATP-binding protein, with amino-acid sequence MNQSAEQQAVQLRQAVSMAPPSVAEIAAHPVLRSQIRLPTPAIRMAFDVLANTALQRAPGCCFHAHPRFGKTSAIEVLVQQLAQTFPDTPIYSISAVWHPRFSELVFMGELLSGCTHVMSAVGKFEARRTRLINFLWTQAKARGSDRILIFIDEAQNWQEPQLTMLRDIANELALHHQVQLIAVLFGAPELAALRTALVQSNRIDLIGRFMIQLYVFRGITCLEEQITTMSFYDNAEVSEYPAGSGRCYSEFLLPQAYASGWRLQQEGPRLWEQFRLAAQASGGLGEVGMLWVADSIRHFFLDHIEFDHPGLAGTAKSWASAVARAGFKDSLGVTYFS